In Mycteria americana isolate JAX WOST 10 ecotype Jacksonville Zoo and Gardens chromosome 5, USCA_MyAme_1.0, whole genome shotgun sequence, one DNA window encodes the following:
- the TMEM229B gene encoding transmembrane protein 229B codes for MAAAEPLTAFSRWYLYAIHGYFCEVMFTAAWEFVVNFNWKFPGVTSVWALFIYGTSILIVEKMYLYLKDKCNILVRCFIYTLWTYLWEFTTGLILRQFNACPWDYSQFDFDFMGLITLEYAIPWFCASFIMEQLVIRNTLRLRFDETAEPGAPTIPVALANGHVKTD; via the coding sequence ATGGCTGCGGCAGAACCTCTGACCGCTTTCTCCCGATGGTACCTCTATGCCATTCATGGCTATTTCTGTGAGGTGATGTTCACAGCTGCCTGGGAGTTTGTGGTCAACTTTAACTGGAAGTTCCCAGGTGTTACCAGTGTGTGGGCACTCTTCATCTATGGCACCTCCATCCTCATTGTGGAGAAGATGTATCTGTATCTCAAAGACAAGTGTAACATTTTAGTACGCTGCTTCATTTACACACTTTGGACATACCTCTGGGAGTTCACCACCGGCCTCATCCTACGCCAGTTCAATGCCTGCCCATGGGACTATTCCCAATTTGATTTTGACTTCATGGGCCTGATCACCCTGGAGTATGCCATCCCATGGTTTTGTGCTTCTTTCATCATGGAGCAGCTGGTGATCAGAAACACCCTGCGCTTACGATTTGATGAGACTGCCGAGCCGGGGGCCCCCACCATCCCTGTTGCCTTGGCCAACGGCCATGTGAAGACTGATTGA